In Edaphobacter aggregans, the sequence GAGCATCAAAATCCCTGGAGGCACCTATGCGCCGAGACAAACCTTCCGTCCTCCGAGGCGTCGTAACCGGAATCGCAGCCGGATTTGCCGCAACGCTCGTGATGGATCAGTTCCAGAAGTTGATGAGCGCCGGCGAAAAAGAGCTCGATAAGCAAAAAAAACTGGCCGACCAAGAATCTCCTCGGCTCATACCGCAGGAACAAGCTCAGAAAGAGCAAGACGTGGCCCATCAGGAAGGCTCCACGGAAAAGGTCGCACGCAAAATCGCCGAAGCAACCGGAGCTACTTTGGCAGACGAGGACAAAAAGAAGGCCGGGCAGGCAGTCCATTACGCCTTTGGCACCTTGATGGGCGTGGTCTATGCAGTCTCGGCAGAACTGATCCCCGAAGTGACCACCGGCGCAGGGACGGCCTACGGCACGCTTCTCTTTCTGAGTGCGGATGAGGTTGCGGTGCCGGCGTTTCAGCTATCGCCACCGCCAACGGAGGCAGATCCGAAGGACCATCTAGAGCACTGGGC encodes:
- a CDS encoding DUF1440 domain-containing protein, translating into MRRDKPSVLRGVVTGIAAGFAATLVMDQFQKLMSAGEKELDKQKKLADQESPRLIPQEQAQKEQDVAHQEGSTEKVARKIAEATGATLADEDKKKAGQAVHYAFGTLMGVVYAVSAELIPEVTTGAGTAYGTLLFLSADEVAVPAFQLSPPPTEADPKDHLEHWASHVVYGGALELTRSLIRRLM